A genomic region of Arachis hypogaea cultivar Tifrunner chromosome 5, arahy.Tifrunner.gnm2.J5K5, whole genome shotgun sequence contains the following coding sequences:
- the LOC112800720 gene encoding U-box domain-containing protein 5, translated as MGTDSGEEAESLPNPRSFKVHSKLCVELMKILARVLRIFPAIEEARPRSSSGIESLCLLNNAIDKAKLLLQHCSDCSKLYLALTGNAILQRCQKARKSLLQSLIQIQGMVPVILAAEVSGIIDDLECATFVLDSAEEEAGKVVKELLEQDTDTMDGSAVKALQFAAPRLNITSQKAILIEKRSIKKLRDKIGTNDQKKKAILKFLWYILDKHGNHIIGEEMEKVHSHNDEPIATENSSHHSQQSHQTESDPCLHYDQYRTQTDEFGRATPLEEYKCPISSRLMYDPVVIASGVTYERMWIKKWFDEGNDTCPKTKKKLVHMGMTPNIAMKDLISKWCRNNGVSISDPNRLVGGFHSWEASMTSIKSFGSYINDFNLPLDLSNMSLGSLDTSYNSDVLHSKTTRESNLRSIMTNDDSHKRQAQEQMREANLQLLSELHDLQWDSQCQVIEEVKENLKSNYQAFSSVSPQNFTEPLIRFLNSAYDLHDVKALRAGTQLLLEFVNNCRNGLSNFSEDVFTLLANFLDSEVTGEALAVMEELSSYLHGKAKIAASNALTSILNILNSDNKEFQRQAIVILYNLSFNGEVCPLMLSLKCIPTLLPFFKDRSLLRYCIVILKNLCDTEEGRNSAVETKGFIASVAEILETGSNEEKEHALEVLISLCSQRMDYCRLVMSQYVISHLFYISKNGSDKGQATALELLRLLQDVEDVEDDDSLEPNLNNTSGDSNSQPQERRSSKGSKFLKKLPFLKTKR; from the exons ATGGGAACTGATAGTGGTGAAGAAGCGGAGTCATTACCAAATCCGCGCTCCTTCAAG GTGCATAGTAAACTGTGTGTGGAACTCATGAAAATACTAGCAAGAGTTTTGAGGATATTTCCAGCAATAGAGGAGGCTCGGCCTCGAAGCTCATCAGGAATAGAGTCTCTGTGTTTGCTGAACAATGCAATCGATAAAGCCAAACTACTACTGCAGCATTGCTCTGATTGCAGCAAACTCTACCTG GCTCTGACAGGGAATGCAATACTTCAAAGATGCCAAAAGGCAAGAAAATCATTATTGCAAAGCTTGATCCAGATTCAGGGTATGGTTCCAGTTATTTTAGCTGCAGAG GTTTCTGGAATAATCGATGATCTTGAGTGTGCCACATTTGTCTTAGACTCTGCCGAAGAAGAGGCTGGGAAGGTTGTTAAGGAGTTGCTTGAGCAAGATACAGATACAATGGATGGTTCTGCAGTAAAAGCTCTTCAGTTTGCAGCACCAAGACTTAACATTACATCCCAAAAGGCCATCTTAATAGAGAAACGATCTATTAAGAAGTTGCGAGATAAAATTGGAACCAATGACCAGAAAAAGAAGGCCATTTTGAAATTTCTTTGGTATATACTGGACAAGCATGGAAATCACATTATTGGAGAAGAAATGGAGAAGGTCCATTCCCATAATGATGAACCAATAGCCACTGAGAACTCTAGTCACCATTCTCAACAAAGCCATCAAACCGAGTCTGATCCATGCTTGCACTATGACCAATATAGAACTCAGACTGATGAGTTTGGTAGAGCTACACCACTTGAGGAGTATAAGTGTCCAATATCGTCAAGATTGATGTATGATCCTGTTGTCATTGCATCTGGTGTTACATATGAAAGGATGTGGATAAAAAAGTGGTTTGATGAGGGTAATGATACATGCccgaaaactaaaaagaaactaGTGCATATGGGAATGACTCCTAATATTGCTATGAAGGACTTAATATCAAAATGGTGCAGAAACAATGGAGTCTCCATTTCTGACCCAAACAGGCTAGTAGGAGGTTTTCACTCTTGGGAAGCTTCTATGACTTCCATCAAGAGTTTTGGAAGTTACATAAATGATTTTAACTTGCCACTGGATCTTAGTAACATGTCTCTTGGATCATTGGATACTAGTTACAATTCAGATGTCTTGCATTCTAAGACCACTCGTGAGTCAAATTTGAGGTCAATAATGACTAATGATGATTCTCACAAACGTCAAGCTCAAGAACAGATGCGTGAAGCAAATTTGCAGCTCTTGTCCGAACTGCATGATCTCCAATGGGATTCTCAATGCCAGGTCATTGAAGAAgtgaaagaaaatttgaaaagcaATTACCAAGCTTTTTCTTCTGTATCACCTCAGAATTTCACTGAACCACTCATCAGATTTCTGAACAGTGCTTATGATCTGCATGATGTAAAAGCTCTCAGAGCTGGAACTCAGCTGCTGTTGGAATTTGTCAACAACTGCAG AAATGGTCTGAGTAATTTCAGTGAAGATGTATTCACACTGTTGGCCAATTTTCTTGATTCAGAAGTGACAGGAGAAGCTCTTGCCGTAATGGAAGAACTCTCTAGTTATTTGCATGGAAAAGCTAAAATAGCAGCATCCAATGCACTCACTTCTATTCTAAATATACTTAATTCTGATAACAAAGAGTTCCAACGACAAGCCATTGTAATATTGTATAATTTATCCTTCAATGGTGAAGTTTGTCCCCTCATGCTATCTCTCAAGTGCATCCCAACATTGCTTCCATTTTTCAAAGACAGGTCCCTTTTGAGATACTGTATAGTTATATTGAAAAATCTTTGTGACACTGAAGAGGGTAGGAATTCTGCTGTTGAAACCAAGGGTTTCATAGCTTCTGTTGCTGAAATACTCGAAACAGGAAGCAATGAGGAAAAAGAACATGCACTTGAAGTCCTAATTTCTCTATGTTCTCAACGCATGGACTATTGTAGATTGGTTATGAGTCAGTATGTTATCTCTCATCTTTTCTATATATCCAAGAATGGAAGCGACAAAGGACAGGCAACTGCATTGGAACTGCTCCGTCTTCTGCAAGATGTAGAAGATGTGGAAGATGATGATTCCCTTGAACCGAATCTCAACAACACCTCCGGAGATTCAAACAGCCAACCTCAAGAGAGGAGATCATCAAAGGGATCAAAATTTCTGAAGAAACTACCCTTCTTAAAAACCAAGAGATGA
- the LOC140184805 gene encoding uncharacterized protein, whose product MDEVHEGICGTHIGGQSLTSKILRAGLRKKLEDSKGEWAKLIPQVLWSYNTTEQSSTKETPFRLVYGCDAMLPVKISLQSPRTKNINEGDDIQNRRTELDLVEENRNKSTLQQVATNRAIARKYNKKLKPRIFVEGNLVLRKVEDVRKPLGHGKLSANWEGPFQVCKVIGKGSYKIQTLDGTVLPNNWNIYSLKLYYS is encoded by the exons ATGGATGAAGTTCACGAAGGCATTTGTGGAACGCACATAGGAGGACAGAGCTTAACTTCCAAGATCCTCCGAGCAG GGCTCAGGAAGAAACTCGAAGACTCCAAAGGAGAATGGGCTAAGCTCATCCCACAGGTACTCTGGAGTTATAACACAACagaacaatcatcaacaaaagaaaCTCCTTTCAGGCTGGTATATGGATGTGACGCCATGCTACCCGTTAAAATCTCACTACAATCTCCCCGGACCAAGAACATCAATGAAGGAGACGACATTCAAAACAGAAGAACTGAACTTGACCTCGTTGAGGAAAACCGAAACAAATCAACACTACAACAAGTCGCCACAAACCGAGCTATAGCTCGGAAATACAACAAGAAGCTAAAACCAAGAATATTCGTAGAGGGCAACCTCGTCCTCAGGAAAGTAGAGGACGTGCGAAAGCCACTAGGACATGGAAAGCTAAGCGCCAATTGGGAAGGACCATTTCAAGTTTGCAAAGTCATCGGGAAAGGATCATACAAAATACAAACACTTGATGGCACAGTACTACCAAATAATTGGAACATTTATTCTTTAAAGTTGTATTACAGTTAG